The genome window CGTGAGCGACGGACAGTTTTTCCCCGATCACGCGGAAAACGTCATTGAACTGGTGAGTTTGGCGCTCATCGCCTACGCCCTCTTCGGGAGACACTCCTCCAAAAAGGGATGATGCCCCCACATGGCCGACGACGCGACATTCCATAAAGCGCTGCAGCTGGAGGTGCGGAATAGGATCTACACCATCATCGATTCATCCCCCGGCCTGCATTTCAGAGAGATCCAGCGCCGCGCCAACCTGGCGGTGGGAAGCCTCCAATACCACTTGGATTATCTCCAAAAATACCACATCATCCGGACGCAAAAGGAAGGAAAGTTCGTCCGCTACTACGCGGTACGCAACACCGGCATGGGAGAAGGGGACGCGGGGAAGAAGACCATGGCTTTTCTCCGCCACGCCTCGACGCGGAAGATATTGCTGTTTCTGTTGCAAGAAAAACGCGCCAACAATGAAACGATTGCGACGCACATCGCTTTATCTCCGTCCACTACATCCTGGCACCTCGACAAATTGGTCAAGGAAAACGTTCTTTCCCGCGTCCGGGATGGAAGAAAAACCTTTTTCGCTATTGTGGACCCAATATTGGCCCAACGACTCGTGGTTGATTACCAAAAAAGTTTCCTGGATGACGCGGTAGACAACTTCGTGGAGATGATTGTCACCCTCTCCCCTCCTGATGACACGCCTAGCCCGACGTCAACGGAACACCCGATAGAATAAGCGTATCCCCAATCCTCATCCCCGCTTCCTCTGCCGCCCCAGCATTGACCTCGAGCACATACAATGCCTTACCCCGGGGGGTATACACTGTACATGGGTATCGCTCGCAGGGAATAGCGGTTTGAATATCCATGATGATTCCATCCCGGGAGATCCAAATCATGTCCAAAGGAATGAGAGTGTTTTTCATCCAGAAGGTATACCTTTCTTCCAGGGGAAAAATAAAGAGCATCCCCTTATCAGCTCCTAAATGGGTGCGGAACATCAAACCCTGCTCGCGCAACTCGGGGGTGTCGACAATAGCCACGGAAAAACACCGCGTTTCCGTGCACACTGAGGGAATGGGGGAGGGATTGGGGGAAAGGACATCCACGCATCCCACGAGGAACAGGATTGTAACCAATGCAAACACTATTTTGAATCGACCCATCTCACCGCCCCGCCACGATTTCAATTACATCCCGATTACTAAGGAGGTGGTCCTTGCCTAACAACATTTTGGTCTTCACATCGATGGCCTTAATGAAGTTTTTCCCGAAATCCGTGTGGAGACGGAATGCGAAATCCAGGGTGGTTGAATGGGGGGGCATGAGGAAGCAATCCGGGATGATATTCCCATCCTTGTCCGCCAACCCCTTGGTTCCACCCGGGAAAATGGCCATATAGCCTAACGCAGAAAAAACGGTTTCATCCAGGACGCGCTGGACTCCCGTGCCATTCAAGGGAATTAATACTTTTTCGTGGATATACTGCAAGGCCTGCTCCTGCGCGGGATTCAACTCCTTGTTTTTTAGGAAATCAGGTGAACCGGGAATATAGGAGATGAGATTGTTTTTGTCGGCCTTCCTCAATGTAAGATCCGCCTCAGCTGAGCAGGGGATAATGAGGAGGTGCGGGAAGGTTTTTTTCAGACGTTCAACGTTTCCCGCAGTA of Candidatus Diapherotrites archaeon contains these proteins:
- a CDS encoding winged helix-turn-helix transcriptional regulator translates to MADDATFHKALQLEVRNRIYTIIDSSPGLHFREIQRRANLAVGSLQYHLDYLQKYHIIRTQKEGKFVRYYAVRNTGMGEGDAGKKTMAFLRHASTRKILLFLLQEKRANNETIATHIALSPSTTSWHLDKLVKENVLSRVRDGRKTFFAIVDPILAQRLVVDYQKSFLDDAVDNFVEMIVTLSPPDDTPSPTSTEHPIE
- a CDS encoding DUF192 domain-containing protein, whose protein sequence is MGRFKIVFALVTILFLVGCVDVLSPNPSPIPSVCTETRCFSVAIVDTPELREQGLMFRTHLGADKGMLFIFPLEERYTFWMKNTLIPLDMIWISRDGIIMDIQTAIPCERYPCTVYTPRGKALYVLEVNAGAAEEAGMRIGDTLILSGVPLTSG